The Dokdonella sp. nucleotide sequence AGGAAGGCCCACTCGTCCGGCATCGCAGGATCGCATTGCCGTTCGATGGCATTGACGACCGCGCGTGCGCCAACCGGCCCATCGAGGCGCCACGCTAGCGCGGACTCGGACAGAACTGGTTGTGCGAGCCGCTCCCGAAGGTGCTGCAGTGCACCGCACGCTCGTTGGACGCGCTTGATGAGAAAGCCGCTGGTATCCACCTTCTGATGCGGGTCCACCAGTTCCGGGCCTTGCAGGCCATCCGGGTCATCGTCGTCCGGTTGTCGACGCAGCCAGCCTCGCATGGCCTCATGCAGGGGTCTGGCAGAACTGAGCAACTCGAGTAGAGCGGCCAGCGTCAACCCGCGCAGCTCTTCCGGCGGAGGTAGTGCGCTGGCGTTGCGTACATTCACCGGCCAGTCGGCCATATGCCGCGCCCCGGCGGCATCGATCCACTCAACCACCAGTAGCGAAGGTGGCGGGCCCGAAACTGGCAGTGCGAGCTGCACGATGTCCGGTTGCCCGGCTGCGGTCCAGGAATCGCGCCCGAAAACCTGCTTCGAATCGCGAGACACGAACCAGTCCACGGGCGCGCATCGCGGCTCCAGACGCAGCGTCAACTCGTGCTGATCGTCGGTGCTGGCCAGCAGGTCAGCCTCGAGAAAGAACGCCGGCAGTGGCGGCAAGCCCGCACCGTCCGCATCCTCATCGTTGAATGCCGGGGTGAACTGCGCTCCTGAGCGCAAGTCCACTGCTGTCCCGCCCCGTAGGCCACCCGCTTCGATGGCTTTGTACAGGGCATGCGACGCTTCGGTCCGCACGAAGTAGAGGACATTGGCTTCGAAGTTGCGCCGGTGCTTGCTGAGCCCGGTGCCCGCCGACGTGAAGTTGCTCGACCCTATCAGCCAGGCAACCCAGCCGGGATGCCGAAGCGTGAACATCTTGGCGTGCAAGGGCCTTCGTTCCGGGCCGGCATCGGTAGGGGCCGCTCCGATGTCCACGGGATGCAGGCTGAGCACCGCGCCGCTGCGAGAACTCGGAGCCGATTGCAACACGTGCTCAGGCACCTGCAGGCGCCACTGACCAATCTCCGGCGCGTACTCTCCCGCAACGTGCAGATGCAGCTCGGCCTCACCTCGCTGCCGCAGCATCGCCCACAGCTGGGACTCGGGACCGCCCTGACGAAGTTCGTCGTCGAAGAACGGCGACACGACATGCGCGATCTCCGGTCTGCTAGCTGGCAGCAGCCTGTTCAACTGATCGAAAAGGCTCTCTCGACCGGGGCCCGTCAGCACCAAACGGCGCTGCAAACCTCGCCCCGGCGTGGGGCTGTTGGGCAACGTCTCGTCTACCCAGTCCAGCAGGCGCTCTGCGCGGACCCGGGCTGTGCCCGAGGTGGTCGCCAGGATCTCCCGCAGAAAGGCGATCAGCGGATCGAGTAGTCCTCGATCGGCAGAGCCTCGGTCGAACTCCAGCACCGCCGCGCACTCCTGGCTTCGTCGATAACCCTCGCTGGTGAGGTTTGCCGAGGCCACGATGACCCGTACAACGTCGTTCCAGACCAGGAGGCTGATCTTGGCGTGCATGACCCCAGAGGCGGGTCTTGATGCGAGCAGATCCCAGCGCAGGCTGCGTCGCCCGCCGCAGTGGTGAACATCGGCGACCACGGCTGCGCAGAGAAGCGACGCCAGCTTCTCCTCACGCTCAATCCGATACAGAGCGCCATCACGACCCGGATCGCTCTGGACACCGGCGAAGCGCGCCAAGCATTCCTCCTCGAACAGGGCCGTGTCCAGCGTGAAGGTGGTGGCGAGGACGCCGACCGGTGCGCCGGCGCGTGCAGGTGGCTCCCAGAGCGAGAGCATGCGCCGCTGGTGTTCCAGCTTGTTACGCGAGCGGGCCACTACGCAACCGCCTCAGTGACGCGGGCGCGGCCCAGATCGATGGCGAAGGACCAGATCGGCCGTGTGCGATAGGCGTGCACGTACTCACCCTCAGCGGGAGCGAATTCCTTGGGCTCGTAGGCCGGGCGGATACCAATGCGCCCGTCTCCGAAGGTATCGAACCAGGGCCGCTTTCCATTAGGGGGTTTGGCGCGTTGCACCCGCTCGTGATGCGCGAGCAGGTGAGCCGCAAACTCGGATGCGTTCACGGGCTCGCCCACCCAGGACAGGGAAGACTCCGCACGGACTCGTGCCACGGGATCCACTTCCCCAAGCAGCAGCAAGGCGTCACGCAAGGCCGCCGCACCTTCGCGACTTGCCCGCTGAACGCACGCACCGCCGGCAATCCAGCCTGCAGTCACAGGTCGCCCTTCCTGCGACATGTTCCAGCGCGCCTCGTCGAAGGCATCGGTCAGCAGGCGGGCCAGCCGCTCGAAGGCGCGGATGGTGCGCAGTAGGTGCCGCATGGGCAGGCTGGCGCGGTTGAGCAGGCTTTCGTGGTATGCCGCTTCACTGTCTGCAGCGTTCTGCCAGTCCGCTTGACCGGTCGCATCGGTGAGCAATGCGGCGTACTCGCCACGCAGCGCATCCGACTGAGTCAAGGTCGACCACAGAACGTCACGCTCCATCGATGCCGGCCGATGGGGATTCAGGTGTGCCGCAATCCACGCGCTGATGTCACTACCCGGCGCCGCCATGTGTCCGGATTCAAGCCCAGCACGCACAGTCTTCTCGATTCCACGACGCAGATCGCGCCCGGGGCCCTCGCCATTCAGGAAACCCGCCAACTGCTGATCCTGCTGCCAGGCTTGCAGCACGCGACGACCGCGCTCCAGGGGATTTCCGTCGGCATCGAACAACCCGACCTTGACGCCAAGCACACGATAGATGCCATGGAACCCGAACACGGAGGGCGTCTTGAGGTAGTTGCTGGCACAAACCGGCTCACCCCGTCGCAGGCACTCGGCCACCTTGTCCCGCCCCGGAATGCCCTGAAGATCAGGCGTCCCTGCGAAACGCCTCACCAACGATTGGACGACAAGCCACTCGAAGACCAGCCACGCCGGCAACCGCTTCTGGCTGCCCAATTCCTGCAGCGCACCCTGACAGACCGCGAAGCCTGCCAACGCCAAGGTCAGGTAGCGGGGCTTCGACTGCCGCTCGCGCACGCCCGGCGCAAGTCGAACGCCAAGCGCATCGGCGATCGAGTACAGGCCCAGTGGATCGAGGCTACCTTCCGCCTGCTGAGGCGGGTCGAACGCGGTCTGGAAGGGAAGCAGGGCAAGCGCGCTCACGCTGTCCACTCGCCCGGTGAGTTCGAGATGGAATTCGGCTCATAGATCATGGCTCGATGACCACGTCATCGACGAGACTTTCGAATCCAGCCTCCATGGCACGCCAGAGCGTGGCGAGTTCCCGATAGTCCTCGGCGGTGAACGTGCGACCGTGGTGCGACCGGGCGCGCAGCTGGCCAAGGCGGCCGATCATTTGCCGCAGCGCGTCGACATCCTCGTAGGCAACGGCGAACACCGCCTCGAAGTGTTCGTCGTGGCACATGATCAGCTCGTAGTGCTTGTAGTCGGCGTGGTCCAGCACCGACTCGTCGCCTTCCAACGGCCGTCCAAGCAGCTTCTTGCAGCCGCACAGGGGAAGTCTCTCTTTCGCCCAGTCCTCGCCGTAGGCCGCTTCCATGCACTGGGCGATGAGGGTACGCAGAACTTTCTCGTTCCGATGCACAAGGCCCTGCGCCTTCCTGACCGGAGCGGGCATCGCGTTGTCCTTGATCAGAACTCGGATGTGCCTCCGCTTTTCCTTCCGGGTCAGGATGCGGAACCGGGGGGCGCGTAGCAGGCCGGAGATGCCGAGCAACTCGCGGGCTTGCCGGACGGTGTGCAGTTCGAGCCAAGGGTCCGAGAGCACCGAGTCGATGGCCGACCAAGCGTCGCGACCAAGTACGTCGATGCGGTCGAACATCGTGGAAAGCGCCGAATGCGCGTTCAGCACCTCCGCGCAACCGTCCTCCCACCAGGACAGTCGGTGCGCGTCTGCGAGCTGCGCGGCCAGCGACATGTCCGTGACGCGGTACTGTTCGAGCAGATCGGGCAGCTCGAACGCACCACCGAGGCGAGCCGCCTCGACGGCACTAGCCAGCGAGCCAAGGGCATGATTCGTCTGCAGGTCGAACGCCGATTGACCGACCAGCTGACGATAGGAGTCGAACGCATGGTCCCGCTTGAGGCGCTCCTGCTCGATGATGCTCTCGACAGCCGCCGCGCCCCCCAGCATTCGGTAGAGGTCGTCCGCTGCGGTTGACGCAAGGGGGCGGAGAAATTGCTCCCGCTCTGCGCGCTGCTGCTCCATCACTTGTTCGATGACCGAACTGGCTCCTACTGCGCGAGCCATCTCCCGGATATCGAGATATCTGGAGAGCGTCATGCCACGGCCTCCTCGATCGATTCCTCGACTTTGGGCAGGCGAAGCCTTCCGGAGATCAGGCGTGGAAGCAGGGTGTCCCGGATCTCCGAAAGCAACTGAACCTGCACCGAGTTCGCATGAACTCGACGGTGCATCGACAAGGCGATCAGTTCAAAGGCCTGGATTGCCTCTTGAGGGGGCAGAAGCTGAGGTAAGCCATGCACGTGGTTTCGGTTCAACGTCGGTACTGCCGAGCCTGCGTTGAACTGTTGGAAATCAATTCGACGCAGCAACTCATAGGCGTAGCTGGGTCCGCAGGCGGAGTAGTTCTTGATCCACAAAGTCGTGTTCAGGGGCCAGAAGTCTTCCAGCTCGAGGAAGACCTTACCGAGAACGCCGGACCTTCCCGTAACGATTCCGGGACCTTGCACTTTGGCCTCAGCATGCGTTCCAGCAGGTCCACTGGCTGCGATGATCGGGTATGCACCTGGAACCCGTTGCGTCGCCGGCAGATCGAATCCCCTCTGCAACTCAAGCAGGTCGAGCAAAGTCCCAACGCGCCACCCTTTGGGAATCAACCCTAGCTGCGAGTCCTCGAACTCGCTGGGGAAGAGTGCGGCAGTAGCGGCGTCCATGCCGTCCGGCTCGCGGCCTTCGGCCTTGGCGCGCACCGGGACGAAGTCCACGAACCAGGACTTGAACAGGGCTTGGGCCATGTCTTCAAGGGTGGCGTTGGATTGGCGGAGGAGGTCGATGCGATCGTCGAGCGCCGAAAGCGTGTCCGCAATGCGCTCCTGTTCGCGAATGGGAGGGAGGGCAGCGTGAAATGCCTTCACCTCGGGGAAGTAGATTGTCTGGTGCGTAGTGCCCGACGCGAAGCGTAGAAAGCTCTCCCGCTCTGCCAGAAGCACATACTTGAGGTAGCGGAAGTCGAGATCTTCGGAACACACCCAATTGACGAAATCTTGGCTCGTCGCCATTGGGCGCCCCATGACCACGACGTAGCCGACGGACGCCGTTCGCGACAGGCAAACAGTGTTCACCGGAAGCACTCGAGCAGACGAATTCGCGATTCCCAGATCATTGGTGTACTGATTGGTTCGAAAGAGCGTGCTGCCGTGGTTGGCGGTCGCATCCTTCGTACCGATCCACGGAACGTCACCGCCCCAGTACTCGGGATGCTTTCGACTTGGTGTGTGACCAGTTTCCAAGCGAGCTACATCGGTGAGCCTTGTCCAATGCCAGCCGTCCGGCAAAGGAGACGAGGGCATTCCCACTGAGAGCGCGTAGTCGCCGAGAATGACGCCCGTGGTAGCCGCTCGGCCGCCAGTTCTCGTCTCGCTACGGCCTTTAGACGCCATATCCCAGCGCCCCCAGCTTCTCTCGAATCACCGCGTCCAGCTCCGCCCCCTTTGCCATCTGCTCGGCCAACTGTGCCGTCAGCCGCTCCATCTTGTTGGCGAAGGCCTCGTCGTCATCGTCCTCGACCACAGCGCCTACGTAGCGGCCCGGGGTGAGCACGTAGCCGTGCTTCTCCACATCCTCCAGTGATGCGGAGTAGCAGAAGCCCGGTTCGTCGGCGTACTCACCGCCTTCGCAGAACTCGGTGCCGCGCCAGCGGTGGTAGGTCTGACCGAGTCGCTGCAGGTCATCGTCGTTGAACTCGATCTGGGTGCGCGAAACGCGGCCGCTGGCAGCCTTGCGGGCATCGATGAAGAGGATCTGCCGGCGGCGGTCGATGCGGCCGTTTTCGCCGGCCGCCTTGTTGCGCGACAGAAACCACAGGCAGACCGGGATCTGGGTGTTGGAGAACAGCTGGCCGGGCAGCGCGACCATGCACTCCACCACGTCGGCCTGCACCATCGCGCGGCGGATCTCACCTTCGCCGGACTGCTGCGAGCTCATCGAGCCATTGGCCAGCACGATACCGGCGCGGCCGCGGCTGGAGAGACGGGCCAGCATGTGCTGCAGCCAGGCGAAGTTGGCATTGCCCTTGGGTGGGATGCCGTGCACCCAGCGCGGGTCGTCGGTGAGCTTGTCGCCGTCCCAGTCGGAGATGTTGAAGGGCGGATTGGCCAGGATGTAGTCCGCGCGCAGCGTCTTGTGCTGGTCGTTGGTGAAGCTGGAGCCGTAGGTCTGGCCCAGGTCGCCATCGAGGCCGTGCACCGCAAGGTTCATCAGGCACAGGCGGCGCGTCTGCGCCATCAGCTCCTGGCCGTAGATGGCGAGATCGCCCTGCTTGCCCAGGGTCTTCTGGTGGGCGTCCTTGAACTTGGCCGACTGCACGAACATGCCGCCGGAGCCGCAGGCGGGGTCGTAGATCGTGCCCTTGAAGGGCGCCAGAATCTCGACCAGCAGGTTGACCACGTTCTTGGGCGTGTAGAACTCGCCGGCCTTGGCGCCCTCGTTCATCGCGAACTGGCCGAGGAAATACTCGTACACCTCGCCGAACACGTCGCGGCTGCCGTGCTTGGCGGGGTCGAACTTCAGCCGGGCGATCAGTCCCATCAGCTCGCCAAGCTTGCCCGGCTCCAGGGCAAGGCGTGAGAACTCGCGATACAGCACGCCGCGCAGCGACGGGTTCTCGGCCTCGATGTCGCCCATCGCCTTGTCGAGCAGTTGCGGCAGGTCGGGCGCCGTCGCCAGGGCCAACAGCGTGCTGAAGTGCGCGCCCTTCGGGATCCAGAACACGTTGTCCTGGTCGTAGAAAGTCTTGTCGCCGACGAAGACATCCTCGCTGGCCCTCCGCGTGGCCTCGTCCTCGATGTAGTAGTCCGAGCCTGGCTCGGCGATACGCTGGCGAATGACGTTCGACTGCGCATCGAACAGGTCCGACACGTACTTCAGGAACACCATCCCCAGCACCGGGTACTTGTACTCGGCCGCCGACACCGAGCCGCGCAGCTTGTTGGCGGTGTCCCAGAGTGTGCGTTTGAGTTCTTCGTTGGTCATCGGGTGACTCGTGTCGGCATTGGGGGGGCTCAGGATTCGGGGGTTGGTCGCGCAGAGCCCGTGGCAGCATAGCCTTCGCGAGCCAGCGCCGCGTTCAAGGTGACGCGGCTGACGCTGAAATGCTTGGCGACCTCGGTTTTGGTGATATTCGGATCGGACAGCATCGCCGCCGCCTTTCGCGTGTCGGCCTTCGACATGACGGGCTTGCGGCCGCCCTTCCGACCACGGGCGCGGGCCGCGACAAGGCCGGCCATCGTCCGCTCGCGGATCAGGCTGTGCTCGAACTCGGCGAGCGCGCCGAAGATGTGGAAGACCAGGCGGCCGCCACTGCTGGTGGTATCGATGGCTTCGGTGAGCGACCGGAAGCCAACGCCGCGTTGGTTGAGGTCGTGGACGATCTCGACCAGGTCCTTCAGCGACCTCGCCAGACGGTCGAGCTTCCAGACCACCAGGGTGTCGCCCTTGCGCATCGAGCGCAGGCAGGCGGTCAGCTCAGGCCGCTCGCGGAACTTGCCGGTCGCCTTTTCCTGGAACAGCTCCTCGCAGCCGGCGCCACGGAGCGCGTCGAGCTGCAGCTCCGGGTTCTGGTCCTGCGTACTCACGCGGGCATAGCCGATGATCATCAAACGTACCTTGGCTGTACGTTGATTGTTTTACGACATTTCTTGCGGTCTGGCTAGCGGAAAGTGCAGCTTGGCCTAGCGGTCGTGGAGGCGTACAGGAAACGATCGTTTTCGTTCCTTACCCGGGCAGTCGTGCTGCCCAATCTAATTCGTTGTATGCAACGAATTAGATTGGGAGTATAGTTCAGCGCTATGCGCTACACCCCAGCCCAAGTCAAGGAAGCATTGGAGATCACCGAAGAGACGCTGCGCCATTGGCGAAAGTCTTTGCCGCCGCTCAAGGACAAGCGAGGGTATTCCCCGTGTTTCAGTCCTGGAGATTTGCTTGCGCTAAAAGTTGTCGCTCGGCTCCACGCTTTGGGCATCAGCGTCAGTCAGTTGAAGCTGCACGCTGAGAAGCTTTTTCAGGCCTGCTCTCGATCCGCGTGGTTTGGTTTGGAGGACAAGGTGGTGGTCTACGACGGGCAGACGCTGGAAATGGTTGTTGTTGGTGCAGACGGGCACTGGTCCGAAGTAGTGCGGGTTGCTGCACCGCTTGGGCCGCTTATCCGGCAGTTGCGTCAGCGTCTGTCGGAGGAGGACTCCAATCCTGCGCAGCCTGAAATCGCATTTCCGCCACTGGGCGTTGCCCAAGGGAGGCCTCAATGAGCACACGGCTTCTCCTCAACAGGCTCGATACGTGGCGCACCGAACTAGGACTGATGCCGGTCCCGTTGTTCGGCCACGAAGACGAGAGCCGCTACGTGCTCCTCAATGGTGGCAAGGGCAACTTTTGTTTAGATCTTGCAGGGGACGGGCAGGATGACGCCGGCGCTGAGCGTGATCGCGCTTGGTCGGCCGACGTGGGTCATTACGTAAAGGTGCTGCAAGACCAGGTGCACGTCTGGCGCTGGGACCAGTCGTCCGCGGAGATCATCAAGCGTGATCTCGTTGCCAACAACATCGTCCAGTTCCAGACCTATCTCGAAGAACGCCAGCCGTCCAGGACAAGCTCGGTGGTCGGGCACTTCATCTCGATCTATCGGCAGGTGCGCACGCTTCTGGGCAGTAATGTGGACGGATCTGGCGCTTTGCAGGCATTCCTTTACCTGCTGGCCTGCGCCGACGACTCGAACGGCAATAGCTCGGTCTCCCATATCGACTGGAACAAGCTGCCCCGCGCCCGTGAGCTTGCCGAGTCACTGACACAGCTACAGCGCGATGGCATTCGCGAAGAGATGGTGTGCACACGGCCAGGCGACCGCCTGACGCCCATTATTCCCCTCGTGCTACGTCATGCATCCGGCCGCCTGTTCCAAGAGGCGCACTATCTGGTGGAGCTGGATCCGCAGCAGTCGTTGTTTGGCGCTCCGGAAGCCAAGCCCGTGGGGCGCGATTCGACACTCGGCGCGTTCTTTACGCCGAGTCCGTTGGTGCGTACTGTGGTGGAAGAAGCACTCAAAGCGCAGCCGGCCCTCGCAGCCGATGTCACCGTCTTGGATCCGGCTTGTGGGTCGGGCGAGTTCCTGCGCGAGGCTCTACGCCAACTCCAACTACGCGGACATGCTGGTCGAGTCAGGCTGGTGGGGTGGGACATCTCATCGGCCGCGTTGTCGATGGCGCAGTTCGCACTGGACTGGGAACGCAGCCAATCCGGCCTGAACGTCGACGTTGAGCTCGAGGAACGTGATGCATTGGCGCTCGATGCCTGGAATACAGGCGCGAGCCTGATCCTCATGAATCCACCGTTTGTTTCCTGGCAGGGCATGAATGAGGTGCAGCGTCAGCGCGTGACCGAACGTCTCGGTGCACTGTCCTCCAAGCGGCCTGATTACGCGAGTGTGTTTTTCTTCAACGCCGCCAATGCACTGGGCGAAAACGGAGTCATCGGCGCCGTGTTGCCAGCCTCCCTGCTGGATGGTGAGTCCTACGTGGACTTGCGTCAGGCGATCGCCAACATAGTGAGGCCACATCTCATCGCTAGGCTCGGCAGCCACACCGTATTCGCCGATGCCATGGTCGATGCCGGACTCTACGTTGGTGTTCGAGGGCAGATCGACCGACCACCTCTCGCCGTATGGTCTAGCCATAAGGCGGATTCTTCCGCTCGGGCGCTGCGTCGGCTGAGGTCAATCACGCCTATGCAGGTATCTTCCCACGCCTTCGATGGTGGGGACTACAGCGTCTACGCCGCCGAGCACCTTGGGCGCGATGGAACAAGTTGGGCGCCGCGCCCGTACGCGGCCTATCAACTTCTGCAGGAAGTCGGCCACTTGCCCAAGGTGGGGTCGCTATTCGATGTCTCGCAAGGCACGATCACTGGCCTCAACAGCGTGTTCCTGGTGCCACGAGAATACGTCGAAGCCCTTCCAAAGGGGGAGCGCAAGTATTTTCGTCCGGCGGTGGTCAATAACTCGATCACCAACGGCGTGCTGAACGACAACACCTATGTGTTCTATCCACACGGAAAGGGCCTAGAGATTGATTCGGAAGAGGTGTTACTTAAGAAGCTGAAGGTGTTTTCAGCCGACCGACTCGTTCCGAACATTACCGCTTTGCGCAAGCGCTCGCGAATCAAAGCCGACCAGTGGTGGGTGCTTTCGCTGCCCCGCCAGAAACTGGACGCTAAGGGACCGAAGCTTCTTTCGACTTACTTCGGCGGGGCTGGGTCGTTTGCGTGGGATTCGGATGGGCGCTACATCGCAATTCAAGGCTATGGGTGGACTCCCAAGTCCAACGCAATAGGCGGATGTGAGACTGCCTACCTTGCACTTCTGAATCACCCTCTGGTCGACACGTTGCTGTCTGGCGTCTCCAACAACCTTTCCGGTGGACAATGGAACCTATCCGAGCGATACGTTAATCATCTGCCCTTGCCCAAGTTGCGGGCCGACGAAACGATCACCGAGGTGCTAACTGTCATCGGTAACGCGCTTGCACAAGGCCAGCCCATCGACCGCGATATGTGGAACCGGAGCGTTAGCGCAGCATTCGGCCTGAAACGCAAGGTGTAACGTGGCGAAGCGCCCAAAACGGAGTTCAGCGCCGCTGGCTGACACGGTTGTTCCTCAATGCATCGTTGCTGACGTCGATAGGCTAGCGCGCCAATGCTCGGAGGCATTGAAACGTGCACTGGACTCGCGAGGCGTTTTCGCTACCAAGCGTGAAAGAGGGTCATCGATTTCCATCTACTTCACCGACGGACTCAAGGTCCAAGCGAAGATTCGTGACGCAGAAACGCGCCCCGTCCTTCCCCTCCCAAACACAACAACCGGATGGCTCCATGTCGCCATTGATCTGAATTTCGTGGATAGAAATCAGTGGCGAATTAATCATGTCTCCATTGGTCTTCTACAGGGTGAAACCTCTATCGAGGACAAGAAATCCATTCTGCGCGCCGAGTGGCAGAACCATGAGAAGGCCAACGACTCTGGGCATGCGCAACCCCATTGGCATGTCCTCGGCGCTGCAGGGATTGATGACACGCAGTCGCCACAATTCGAGGAAGTCGTCGAAGTTGCTTCAACAACCCAGTTCGACAGTTTCCTGGCCGAACCTCAGCCCAAAGTCGAACCCTCCAAGGAATTCGCACATTTCCACTACGCGATGGTGGCCGACTGGCATGCCACGCCTTCGCGTGGCCCTTGCCAGACCTTGGATAGTGAAGAGTCGCTCGTATCCTGGCTGGAGGGCTGCGTGCGTTACATCTGCCATCAACTCGTCCACGTCGCAAGCAAGTCAGGTGCGACAGCCGCCGGCGCAGCGGTATAGGGGCCTCTCCAGAGCTTTCGTGTTCTTGCTGCCGGCGTATTGTGATGGCTCAAGCGTGCGTGCGAAACAGATGCCGAGGCTCGAAACACGTGCTGAGCGCGGTCCATGACGCCTATCAAATTGCCGAGCTGATGCCCGACCGGGCGCACTCGCAGTCTCTATCGTGACGAGTCTCAGCGAGTGTTTTTCAGCTTTAGCCAAGCACTTGAAGCATGGAAGACGAAGTGCAAGCATGAACGATCAGAAGTCCAAGCCATTGAAGAGAAGCCAGTCACACCTCCAGGCTCTTCTTCCTGCTGGCAGGAGCAACAGCAGGGGAATAGTTCACACCCTCTCCTGCAATAGTTCACCTATCCGGTTTTCGTCTGCATTCCCCAGTGCTGGCGCGATTTCCGGGCATGGCCTCGCGAGCGCCACCCCTCCGAACCCTGCGTTTTCACCCCTGCCGCCGCCTCTCCGTTCTCCGTTTTCTCTGGTGGTCTCGCGAGCGTTCGCGAGGGCACTTCCTGTATTGGCGCGGGTTTAGGTGCCAAAGGTTGTGGCTGGCAACTCCTGTTGCGGTGGCGACCGAGAGCCGGTCAGGCGCAAAAAAACCGCCCGGAGGCGGTTGCTGGCGCTGGGCTCGACGCCATCACACGGGCGGCGCGAGCACCCGCATCTGATCGCTCCACGAGAGCCGCCGCGTGTCGGCTACCAGTTCATCCAGCAATAGAAATCGCTGTAGTCCTCACACAGGAAACGCTCCCAGCGTGCGATGGTCGCGCGCAGGCTGTCGACCTCCCATTCCTTGACGTCCGGTGACGCAAGACGGAGTTCGTGCTGGCGCCTGCGATCCGCCACCCAGTCCGCAAATCGCGCCGGTTCCAGGGTCCGGAGCCGCTGCGCAAGCGCGGAGATCATTCGTTCAGTCTCGCGGATTTCTTCGGTCACCTTGTCCCAGGCGGCCTGATCATCAGGCCCGTAGCTCGGCGAACGCTCGCTGGCGCCCCAGTAGTAGATGGAGAGCCCCCATAATTCCTGACGACGGCGCAGCAATTCCTCCAGCCTCTCCAGCGGATCACCATTCAAAGGGCACGCCTCCCGAGAAAAAGTGAGAGAAACTAACGAGGCTCCGCCTCAGACCGACAAGCATGCCTGCTTCGATGGAGGCTGTCTTGTCTCCA carries:
- a CDS encoding N-6 DNA methylase, which encodes MSTRLLLNRLDTWRTELGLMPVPLFGHEDESRYVLLNGGKGNFCLDLAGDGQDDAGAERDRAWSADVGHYVKVLQDQVHVWRWDQSSAEIIKRDLVANNIVQFQTYLEERQPSRTSSVVGHFISIYRQVRTLLGSNVDGSGALQAFLYLLACADDSNGNSSVSHIDWNKLPRARELAESLTQLQRDGIREEMVCTRPGDRLTPIIPLVLRHASGRLFQEAHYLVELDPQQSLFGAPEAKPVGRDSTLGAFFTPSPLVRTVVEEALKAQPALAADVTVLDPACGSGEFLREALRQLQLRGHAGRVRLVGWDISSAALSMAQFALDWERSQSGLNVDVELEERDALALDAWNTGASLILMNPPFVSWQGMNEVQRQRVTERLGALSSKRPDYASVFFFNAANALGENGVIGAVLPASLLDGESYVDLRQAIANIVRPHLIARLGSHTVFADAMVDAGLYVGVRGQIDRPPLAVWSSHKADSSARALRRLRSITPMQVSSHAFDGGDYSVYAAEHLGRDGTSWAPRPYAAYQLLQEVGHLPKVGSLFDVSQGTITGLNSVFLVPREYVEALPKGERKYFRPAVVNNSITNGVLNDNTYVFYPHGKGLEIDSEEVLLKKLKVFSADRLVPNITALRKRSRIKADQWWVLSLPRQKLDAKGPKLLSTYFGGAGSFAWDSDGRYIAIQGYGWTPKSNAIGGCETAYLALLNHPLVDTLLSGVSNNLSGGQWNLSERYVNHLPLPKLRADETITEVLTVIGNALAQGQPIDRDMWNRSVSAAFGLKRKV
- a CDS encoding restriction endonuclease subunit S, producing the protein MASKGRSETRTGGRAATTGVILGDYALSVGMPSSPLPDGWHWTRLTDVARLETGHTPSRKHPEYWGGDVPWIGTKDATANHGSTLFRTNQYTNDLGIANSSARVLPVNTVCLSRTASVGYVVVMGRPMATSQDFVNWVCSEDLDFRYLKYVLLAERESFLRFASGTTHQTIYFPEVKAFHAALPPIREQERIADTLSALDDRIDLLRQSNATLEDMAQALFKSWFVDFVPVRAKAEGREPDGMDAATAALFPSEFEDSQLGLIPKGWRVGTLLDLLELQRGFDLPATQRVPGAYPIIAASGPAGTHAEAKVQGPGIVTGRSGVLGKVFLELEDFWPLNTTLWIKNYSACGPSYAYELLRRIDFQQFNAGSAVPTLNRNHVHGLPQLLPPQEAIQAFELIALSMHRRVHANSVQVQLLSEIRDTLLPRLISGRLRLPKVEESIEEAVA
- a CDS encoding MerR family transcriptional regulator, producing MRYTPAQVKEALEITEETLRHWRKSLPPLKDKRGYSPCFSPGDLLALKVVARLHALGISVSQLKLHAEKLFQACSRSAWFGLEDKVVVYDGQTLEMVVVGADGHWSEVVRVAAPLGPLIRQLRQRLSEEDSNPAQPEIAFPPLGVAQGRPQ
- a CDS encoding recombinase family protein, translated to MMIIGYARVSTQDQNPELQLDALRGAGCEELFQEKATGKFRERPELTACLRSMRKGDTLVVWKLDRLARSLKDLVEIVHDLNQRGVGFRSLTEAIDTTSSGGRLVFHIFGALAEFEHSLIRERTMAGLVAARARGRKGGRKPVMSKADTRKAAAMLSDPNITKTEVAKHFSVSRVTLNAALAREGYAATGSARPTPES
- a CDS encoding class I SAM-dependent DNA methyltransferase, yielding MTNEELKRTLWDTANKLRGSVSAAEYKYPVLGMVFLKYVSDLFDAQSNVIRQRIAEPGSDYYIEDEATRRASEDVFVGDKTFYDQDNVFWIPKGAHFSTLLALATAPDLPQLLDKAMGDIEAENPSLRGVLYREFSRLALEPGKLGELMGLIARLKFDPAKHGSRDVFGEVYEYFLGQFAMNEGAKAGEFYTPKNVVNLLVEILAPFKGTIYDPACGSGGMFVQSAKFKDAHQKTLGKQGDLAIYGQELMAQTRRLCLMNLAVHGLDGDLGQTYGSSFTNDQHKTLRADYILANPPFNISDWDGDKLTDDPRWVHGIPPKGNANFAWLQHMLARLSSRGRAGIVLANGSMSSQQSGEGEIRRAMVQADVVECMVALPGQLFSNTQIPVCLWFLSRNKAAGENGRIDRRRQILFIDARKAASGRVSRTQIEFNDDDLQRLGQTYHRWRGTEFCEGGEYADEPGFCYSASLEDVEKHGYVLTPGRYVGAVVEDDDDEAFANKMERLTAQLAEQMAKGAELDAVIREKLGALGYGV